In Sedimentibacter sp. MB31-C6, one genomic interval encodes:
- a CDS encoding DUF6550 family protein: protein MNNINDKTKRRLIVSGGLIISLILIVLISGQFRKEPITEAELPIQSEDSIDIILETPEITEKEYEIIVPEIEITDIETKDNGVIDTGTEQTIQSNPEKPKEPTKEQLEDPTNKPNGEKVEIPPEPVEHNKVEKPAETPKKDDEPQGGDTNNKGQTYLPGFGWIENSGENQGTTAEDMYENGNKIGDMN, encoded by the coding sequence ATGAATAATATAAATGATAAAACTAAAAGGAGACTAATAGTCTCTGGTGGATTAATAATCAGTTTAATACTTATAGTTTTAATAAGTGGCCAGTTTAGGAAAGAACCTATAACAGAAGCGGAATTACCAATTCAAAGTGAAGATTCTATAGATATTATATTAGAAACACCTGAAATTACAGAAAAAGAATATGAAATTATAGTACCAGAAATTGAGATTACTGATATAGAAACAAAGGATAATGGAGTAATAGATACTGGAACTGAACAAACTATTCAAAGCAATCCAGAAAAACCAAAAGAACCTACAAAGGAACAACTTGAAGATCCAACGAACAAACCTAATGGTGAGAAAGTGGAAATACCACCAGAACCTGTGGAGCATAATAAAGTAGAGAAACCAGCAGAAACACCTAAAAAGGATGATGAGCCACAAGGCGGAGATACCAATAATAAAGGGCAGACCTACCTACCTGGATTTGGGTGGATAGAGAATAGTGGGGAAAACCAAGGTACTACAGCTGAAGATATGTATGAGAATGGAAATAAGATAGGAGATATGAATTAA
- a CDS encoding DUF3852 domain-containing protein encodes MNINRKIALTMCLLLIGILMFSTTVLASGTGDVAGAIEGTWSDASGQIKTVVNKVVFPAIDLILAVFFFAKLGTAYFDYRKHGQFEWAAPAILFACLVFTLTAPVYIWRILGM; translated from the coding sequence ATGAATATAAATAGGAAAATAGCACTAACAATGTGCTTGCTGTTGATTGGCATATTGATGTTTAGCACTACAGTATTAGCTTCTGGAACAGGAGATGTAGCAGGAGCAATTGAAGGGACATGGAGCGATGCATCAGGACAGATAAAAACAGTTGTAAATAAAGTTGTATTTCCTGCAATAGATCTCATTTTAGCAGTGTTTTTCTTTGCAAAGCTTGGTACTGCTTATTTTGATTATAGAAAGCATGGACAATTTGAATGGGCGGCACCAGCTATTTTGTTTGCATGTTTGGTGTTTACCCTAACTGCACCGGTATATATTTGGAGAATACTTGGAATGTAG
- a CDS encoding HNH endonuclease: MMLDMKYFNVYYFCQLAYNNVMNNEIGNPICIFVDSFYQVEPENFSEESVLRSFCCWLVDTVFFEQANYMNNKDVETDLDFNPFTWSIQGIKIYFNNEINLSKWKDEYYELNDTNIDYLDMYCQFTEFIDKAHDGLFSNFTYQLACEVEYILFQNRAFLLELNKFFAMPFENNIQKRSYIPKWVKRAITFRDRGKCVFCGKDLSGFNSLLPDGEIHFDHIVPLEQGGINDVCNMQLSCKICNLEKHTNALTNNYYQMPYFK, from the coding sequence ATGATGCTTGATATGAAGTATTTTAATGTATATTATTTCTGCCAACTCGCATACAATAATGTAATGAACAATGAAATTGGAAATCCTATTTGTATTTTTGTAGATAGCTTTTATCAGGTTGAACCTGAAAATTTTAGCGAAGAGTCGGTGCTAAGAAGTTTTTGCTGTTGGTTAGTTGACACAGTTTTTTTTGAACAAGCAAATTACATGAATAATAAAGATGTTGAAACAGACTTAGACTTTAACCCATTCACTTGGTCAATACAAGGCATCAAAATCTATTTTAATAATGAAATTAATTTATCAAAATGGAAAGATGAGTATTATGAACTTAACGATACCAATATTGATTATTTAGATATGTATTGCCAATTTACAGAATTTATCGACAAAGCCCATGATGGATTGTTTTCTAATTTTACTTATCAATTAGCCTGCGAAGTTGAGTATATTCTTTTTCAAAATAGGGCCTTTTTGCTTGAATTAAATAAGTTTTTTGCTATGCCTTTTGAAAACAATATACAAAAGAGGAGTTATATTCCTAAATGGGTAAAAAGAGCTATAACTTTTAGAGATAGAGGAAAATGTGTTTTTTGCGGTAAAGATTTATCAGGATTCAACTCCTTATTGCCAGATGGTGAAATTCATTTTGATCATATAGTTCCTCTTGAACAGGGCGGAATAAACGATGTTTGTAATATGCAACTTTCTTGTAAAATATGTAACTTAGAAAAGCACACCAATGCTTTGACAAACAATTATTACCAAATGCCCTACTTTAAATAA